One Ardenticatenales bacterium genomic region harbors:
- a CDS encoding OmpA family protein, whose protein sequence is MSKNRGLDTEKKKMPAAPVRNGTEPEAAQFPLASQFHDKGLPPVLPGSASLRQAALQRMQQQHGNQYVQRQLGQQPHMRANNGGAPVAQRIVPVVAAELGIAVFSAGAPIVLSGNFSCSAATINYIHENTPPDADWTRVTTTLRANVWNPRPFMGGNMSMYFRLSYEYNGHDLRDVSIVGLQDQSEHLTSSTFAINFTGMAHSPSSDPTAAIRYQISGTWDPVGTGIDSFWGYLQVKADGSMLFTIESEHGWVWTRADAFGDITTTPVETEEVPPEPEPPPPPEPVMHLTDVTFAPGSDVIEAGAEQALVSWYLGLPQSARRQIEDGTLQITIEGHASTTQPGPANRLLSRQRAQRVVEILQDIAGSDARFRVYSRGEYVAGTPDDVEDENERVVLVSVETIEEADASGGGSSDGATGG, encoded by the coding sequence ATGAGCAAGAACCGCGGACTGGATACGGAAAAGAAGAAAATGCCGGCAGCGCCCGTACGCAACGGGACCGAACCGGAAGCAGCCCAATTCCCCCTTGCGTCGCAGTTTCATGACAAAGGATTACCCCCCGTCTTGCCCGGCTCCGCTTCGCTGCGGCAGGCGGCCCTGCAACGAATGCAGCAGCAGCACGGCAACCAGTACGTGCAGCGACAGTTGGGGCAGCAGCCGCATATGCGCGCTAACAACGGCGGCGCTCCCGTGGCACAGCGCATTGTTCCCGTTGTTGCCGCCGAATTGGGGATTGCCGTCTTCTCCGCCGGCGCTCCCATCGTTCTCAGCGGCAATTTCTCTTGTTCCGCGGCCACTATCAACTACATTCACGAAAACACGCCGCCAGACGCGGATTGGACGCGGGTGACAACGACGCTGCGCGCCAACGTGTGGAATCCGCGCCCGTTTATGGGCGGTAATATGTCCATGTACTTCCGTCTTTCGTATGAGTACAATGGGCACGACCTGCGTGACGTGAGTATTGTGGGCTTACAGGATCAGTCAGAGCATCTCACGAGTTCAACGTTCGCCATCAATTTCACGGGCATGGCGCACAGCCCATCATCCGATCCCACAGCAGCCATTCGCTACCAAATCAGCGGCACATGGGACCCCGTGGGCACAGGCATTGATTCATTCTGGGGCTATTTGCAGGTAAAGGCGGATGGTTCGATGCTGTTTACGATTGAGTCTGAACATGGATGGGTCTGGACACGCGCGGATGCTTTTGGCGATATTACGACCACACCAGTAGAAACGGAAGAAGTTCCGCCGGAACCGGAGCCACCGCCTCCTCCAGAGCCTGTGATGCACCTGACGGACGTAACGTTTGCGCCCGGTTCGGATGTGATTGAAGCAGGCGCGGAACAGGCGCTGGTATCTTGGTATCTGGGATTGCCACAGAGCGCGCGCCGCCAGATTGAGGATGGTACGTTGCAAATTACCATTGAAGGTCATGCCAGCACGACGCAGCCTGGTCCGGCGAACCGCCTCCTTTCACGGCAACGAGCGCAGCGCGTGGTGGAGATTTTGCAGGACATTGCCGGCTCCGACGCGCGCTTCCGCGTTTATTCTCGTGGCGAGTACGTCGCGGGCACTCCGGATGACGTGGAAGATGAAAACGAGCGAGTTGTGCTAGTCTCCGTGGAAACCATCGAGGAGGCGGATGCAAGCGGTGGCGGTTCCTCCGATGGGGCGACAGGTGGTTGA
- a CDS encoding phage tail protein I encodes MANRLLFQLEIDGPERAETLALPPGVTRLGRVAGNDLELPHHFVSGRHAQIVCDESSCVLTDLGSTNGTVVDGEKLPPQTPRPLTEGTAVQIGPYRLVLRVSTVAEPEPEPEPEAAPPIVVAPSAGEVMPASSPPIPVIATPPPPPTPPSPPAIPADPAAPPPGLTHHSERLLNYLPAIYHTDFMARFLGIFESILTPIEWTVDNFDLYLGPSSAPADFLPWLANWYAMSFDTSWSETQRRAFLAEAYDLYARRGTRAALQRVLQIYTGARAEIVDQEADQDPFVFTVRLPMPANQVNRALIEQLIDMHKPAHASYRLLFAQG; translated from the coding sequence GTGGCAAATAGATTGCTTTTTCAGTTAGAGATTGATGGTCCGGAGCGGGCGGAGACGTTGGCGTTGCCGCCGGGCGTGACACGCCTGGGGCGCGTTGCCGGCAATGATCTGGAACTACCGCACCATTTTGTCTCCGGGCGGCACGCGCAAATCGTTTGCGACGAATCCTCCTGCGTCCTCACGGACCTGGGCAGCACCAATGGCACGGTGGTGGATGGCGAGAAGCTGCCGCCGCAAACGCCGCGCCCGCTGACGGAGGGCACAGCCGTGCAAATCGGTCCTTATCGCCTTGTTTTGCGCGTCTCCACGGTTGCGGAACCGGAACCGGAACCTGAGCCGGAAGCTGCTCCGCCCATTGTTGTTGCACCGTCTGCTGGGGAGGTTATGCCGGCATCTTCTCCCCCCATCCCCGTCATCGCCACGCCCCCACCGCCGCCTACCCCGCCATCCCCCCCCGCCATCCCTGCCGATCCCGCCGCGCCTCCGCCCGGTCTCACCCATCACAGCGAACGACTGCTGAACTACCTGCCCGCCATCTACCACACCGATTTCATGGCCCGCTTTCTGGGCATTTTCGAGAGCATTTTAACGCCCATTGAATGGACGGTAGACAACTTTGACCTCTATTTGGGTCCATCCAGCGCCCCCGCGGATTTCCTACCCTGGCTGGCAAACTGGTACGCCATGTCGTTTGACACATCCTGGAGCGAAACGCAGCGGCGCGCGTTCCTGGCCGAAGCGTACGACCTGTATGCTCGCCGCGGTACACGCGCCGCGCTGCAACGGGTGTTGCAGATTTACACCGGCGCGCGCGCGGAAATTGTGGACCAGGAAGCGGATCAGGACCCATTTGTGTTTACGGTGCGCTTGCCAATGCCGGCAAATCAAGTCAACCGCGCCCTGATCGAACAACTCATCGACATGCACAAACCGGCCCACGCCAGCTATCGCCTGCTCTTCGCTCAGGGCTGA
- a CDS encoding DUF2461 domain-containing protein, giving the protein MFNGFSTAGLQFLTDLIENNNREWFNERKDIYQDEIVTPALAFIGDLGERLKQIAPGLRSDMRTNGSGSLMRIYRDTRFSKDKSPYKTNVGIVFWEGSGKKMELPGFYFHLSAEEAWIGGGLYMLPQQSMDTFRQAVADEEGGAALQRIIGTLSAAGYRLHGDTYKRVPAEFAPDHPRADLLRFKGIFAGSPNIPMQVVCSPRLVDVCFEHCRQTAPLHQWFVRHVTGN; this is encoded by the coding sequence ATGTTTAATGGTTTTTCAACCGCGGGTCTACAATTTCTGACGGACTTGATCGAGAATAACAATCGGGAGTGGTTCAACGAGCGGAAGGATATTTATCAAGATGAGATCGTCACGCCGGCGCTGGCTTTCATCGGGGATTTGGGGGAACGGCTAAAACAGATCGCCCCGGGCCTCCGCTCGGATATGCGCACAAATGGCAGCGGCTCGCTGATGCGCATTTACCGCGATACCCGTTTTTCAAAAGATAAGTCGCCCTATAAGACGAATGTGGGCATCGTCTTTTGGGAAGGGAGCGGCAAGAAAATGGAACTGCCGGGCTTTTATTTCCATCTCAGTGCGGAAGAGGCGTGGATTGGCGGCGGATTGTACATGCTGCCGCAGCAATCGATGGATACGTTCCGGCAGGCCGTAGCGGACGAAGAGGGCGGCGCGGCTTTGCAGCGGATCATTGGCACATTGAGCGCCGCCGGCTACCGATTGCACGGAGATACGTATAAGCGCGTGCCGGCAGAATTTGCCCCCGACCATCCCCGAGCCGATCTGCTCCGTTTCAAAGGGATTTTTGCCGGTTCGCCGAATATTCCCATGCAGGTTGTGTGTTCGCCGCGGTTGGTGGACGTTTGCTTCGAGCATTGCCGGCAGACCGCGCCCTTGCACCAATGGTTTGTGCGCCACGTAACCGGCAACTAG
- a CDS encoding protein kinase, producing the protein MTDLTGRRIDQYRVDAKLGEGGMGAVYRAHDLNLNRAVALKVMSQQLARNPTFQQRFLQEAQAAARLNHPSIVQIYDFGTTQGLLYMVMAFVPGGSLASYIKQMQAQNQVLELREMLLILAQIADALAFAHRSGVVHRDIKPDNVLLLRLEQPERAGEPPVRAVVTDFGLAKLLEGGVVETATGTFMGTMAYMSPEQALGKPLDGRSDIYSLGVMLYQLTTGRLPFEIKTPTEAVMKHMQETPPPPQSVREGVPASVVSILAKALAKNPANRYQDAAVLAQDLRQAAASLTPQEVTQFAPAGTVISLATQLVSSTPPAMPSRMGGNIGAASEDQLIVAHQGETPRTHPLDKNVITLGRVETCDIVLPATGISRTHARLERTDTGWQVVDLGSTNGTFLDGSRLLPDVPEPWQPGQTLRIGAYHLQWRRAVNAGIGPISLMAPQISGPVSPNLGRTQRFGGGSSQIYSTGGQIGLAVTPTNVDVAAGGRADIQVELLNQGITVDHFTFGLDGIPKSWVTIPQDSLQLMPGAQGALPLTIQPPRDSNATAGAHAYRLTVRSASNPREQAVVSGQVNIQPFTQSTLEVSPTQLKNGSTCRVRVHNQGNVRASFQVSGSDPAESLLFQGTEQPLTLNPGQQDNLMVKVSARSRPLLGRTQTQPFTLSAQAPSGEVQRQSGQLAVSPVIPPWLVSVAGILAILICLGGAYLLNTTRQNQQAATETAVALVAAAQATENAQATQAAASQATQTAQAAAAQQTLDAQATMDFLTAVAAGDNDGDGLANQEEQAAGTDPNNADTDGDGLSDYVEVRQKGTDPKKEDTDGDGLVDGQEVEIGTSPLNPDTDNDGVPDGLDPDPLAPPTLTPTLTTEATATPSPPPTATETPVPGVWSGVWESECSFVACAQVTLQQDGNSITGSYANGAGTLTGVVEGNLVSGQWSLGGVDGEFDFWIAEDGQTWQGNWDRTFAWCGYRAGDEKPSPCGVSRWYGTWTTNCGGSSCSDLTVIQTGSEVVGTYADGDGAIAGTVSGTTLSGTWTRGGAGTLKFFLATNGRQFNGNYNGSFEWCGHRSGQADPSPCLNKGDVIFPIGTLTIPGIFILQTPPPIINPNLINPLIDPGLILFPTATPGLNLINPGLIIIPTVTP; encoded by the coding sequence ATGACGGATTTGACCGGCAGGAGAATTGATCAGTACCGCGTTGACGCCAAACTCGGCGAAGGCGGCATGGGCGCAGTCTATCGTGCCCACGATCTCAACCTGAATCGCGCGGTGGCGCTGAAGGTGATGAGCCAGCAGTTGGCGCGCAACCCCACCTTTCAACAGCGATTCTTGCAGGAAGCGCAGGCCGCCGCGCGCCTCAATCACCCCTCCATTGTGCAGATTTACGACTTTGGCACAACGCAAGGCCTGCTCTACATGGTGATGGCTTTCGTTCCCGGCGGCAGCCTGGCGAGCTACATCAAACAGATGCAGGCGCAAAACCAGGTGCTGGAACTGCGGGAAATGCTCCTCATCCTGGCCCAGATCGCCGACGCGCTTGCTTTTGCCCATCGTAGCGGCGTTGTTCATCGAGACATCAAGCCGGACAACGTGCTGCTGCTGCGGCTGGAACAACCGGAACGTGCCGGAGAACCCCCTGTGCGTGCCGTGGTCACGGACTTCGGCCTGGCCAAGCTGCTGGAGGGGGGCGTGGTGGAAACGGCCACGGGCACGTTCATGGGCACGATGGCCTATATGTCGCCGGAGCAGGCGTTGGGCAAGCCGCTGGATGGGCGTTCGGACATCTATTCTCTCGGTGTGATGCTGTATCAATTGACCACGGGCAGGCTGCCATTTGAGATTAAGACGCCGACGGAAGCGGTGATGAAGCATATGCAGGAAACGCCGCCGCCGCCGCAATCCGTCCGTGAGGGCGTGCCGGCATCTGTTGTCTCCATCCTGGCCAAAGCCCTGGCCAAAAACCCCGCCAACCGCTACCAGGACGCCGCCGTCCTGGCCCAAGACCTGCGCCAGGCAGCCGCCAGCCTCACCCCCCAAGAAGTTACCCAGTTTGCCCCCGCCGGAACCGTCATCAGCCTGGCGACCCAGCTTGTCTCCTCCACACCGCCGGCCATGCCCAGCCGCATGGGCGGGAACATTGGCGCGGCATCTGAGGACCAGCTCATCGTGGCCCACCAGGGCGAAACCCCGCGCACGCACCCGCTGGACAAAAACGTGATCACCCTGGGGCGCGTGGAGACGTGCGACATCGTTTTGCCGGCAACGGGCATTTCGCGCACCCATGCACGCCTGGAACGGACCGATACCGGTTGGCAGGTGGTGGACCTGGGCAGCACCAACGGCACGTTCCTCGATGGCAGCCGCTTGCTGCCGGACGTGCCGGAACCCTGGCAGCCGGGGCAGACGTTGCGGATTGGCGCCTATCATTTGCAGTGGCGGCGGGCGGTAAATGCCGGCATCGGCCCCATCAGTCTCATGGCTCCCCAAATCTCCGGCCCGGTTTCCCCCAACCTGGGTCGCACGCAGCGCTTTGGCGGCGGCAGCTCGCAAATCTACAGCACCGGCGGGCAGATCGGCCTCGCCGTCACGCCCACCAACGTGGACGTCGCCGCCGGCGGGCGCGCCGACATCCAGGTGGAACTGCTGAACCAGGGCATCACCGTGGACCATTTCACCTTCGGCCTGGACGGCATCCCCAAATCCTGGGTCACGATCCCCCAGGACTCGCTGCAACTGATGCCCGGCGCGCAGGGGGCGCTGCCGCTGACCATTCAGCCGCCGCGCGACAGCAACGCTACCGCCGGCGCGCACGCCTATCGCCTCACCGTCCGTTCCGCGTCCAATCCGCGGGAACAGGCCGTCGTCAGCGGCCAGGTCAACATCCAGCCCTTTACGCAATCCACCCTCGAAGTCAGCCCAACGCAGCTAAAAAACGGTAGTACCTGCCGCGTGCGTGTTCACAATCAGGGCAACGTGCGCGCGTCCTTTCAGGTCTCCGGCTCCGACCCGGCGGAATCGCTGCTTTTCCAGGGCACGGAGCAACCGCTGACGCTGAACCCGGGCCAGCAGGACAACCTGATGGTTAAGGTGTCGGCACGCAGCCGCCCGCTGCTGGGACGCACGCAGACGCAGCCGTTTACGCTGTCGGCGCAAGCGCCTTCGGGCGAGGTGCAGCGGCAGTCGGGCCAGCTTGCCGTTTCCCCCGTGATTCCGCCGTGGTTGGTGTCCGTTGCCGGCATTCTCGCCATCCTGATCTGCCTCGGTGGTGCTTACCTGCTGAACACGACCCGCCAAAACCAGCAGGCCGCCACGGAAACAGCCGTGGCCCTGGTCGCCGCGGCCCAGGCCACCGAAAACGCCCAGGCCACGCAGGCAGCCGCGAGCCAGGCCACCCAGACCGCCCAGGCCGCCGCCGCCCAGCAAACGCTGGACGCCCAGGCCACCATGGACTTCCTCACCGCTGTCGCCGCCGGCGACAACGACGGCGACGGCCTTGCCAACCAGGAAGAACAGGCGGCGGGCACGGACCCCAACAACGCGGACACGGACGGCGACGGCCTCAGCGATTACGTGGAAGTGCGCCAAAAGGGAACGGATCCCAAGAAAGAAGACACGGACGGCGATGGCCTCGTGGACGGACAGGAAGTGGAAATAGGCACATCTCCGCTCAATCCCGATACAGACAATGACGGCGTCCCCGACGGCCTCGATCCCGATCCCCTGGCCCCGCCCACGCTCACGCCGACCCTGACGACGGAAGCCACGGCCACGCCCTCCCCGCCGCCCACGGCCACGGAAACGCCCGTGCCCGGCGTTTGGAGCGGCGTTTGGGAGTCGGAGTGTTCTTTTGTTGCCTGCGCCCAAGTCACCTTGCAGCAGGACGGCAACAGCATCACCGGGTCGTATGCCAATGGCGCGGGCACGCTCACCGGCGTAGTGGAAGGCAACCTGGTCAGCGGGCAATGGTCGCTCGGCGGCGTTGACGGCGAATTTGACTTCTGGATTGCCGAGGACGGGCAAACCTGGCAGGGCAACTGGGACCGCACCTTTGCCTGGTGTGGTTATCGGGCGGGCGACGAGAAGCCGTCTCCCTGCGGCGTTTCCCGCTGGTATGGCACCTGGACGACGAACTGCGGCGGCAGCAGTTGCAGCGATCTGACCGTCATCCAGACCGGCAGCGAGGTTGTGGGCACGTATGCGGATGGTGATGGCGCCATCGCGGGAACGGTCTCCGGAACCACGCTCAGCGGTACGTGGACGCGCGGCGGCGCGGGCACGCTCAAATTCTTCCTGGCTACCAATGGCCGCCAGTTTAATGGCAACTACAATGGCTCATTTGAGTGGTGCGGCCATCGGTCCGGGCAGGCGGATCCCTCGCCTTGTCTGAACAAGGGGGACGTCATCTTCCCCATCGGCACGCTGACGATTCCGGGCATTTTCATCCTGCAAACACCGCCGCCCATCATCAATCCCAACCTGATCAACCCGCTGATTGATCCCGGCCTGATCTTGTTCCCTACGGCCACTCCTGGCCTGAATCTGATCAATCCGGGCCTCATCATCATACCCACGGTCACGCCGTAG
- a CDS encoding molybdopterin molybdotransferase MoeA has translation MTTTEYLTVAEALSLVLAGVSVMPVEMRPLLPALGCVLAEDVVARDNLPPFANSAMDGYAVRAADVAAAGSGSPARLRVVADIAAGTVAATAVYAGTAARIMTGAPLPPGADAVVPVEDTDEPWRDAERSLPATIAIKRSVGAGDYVRQAGEDVRAGVIVVRAGALIRPQEIGVMASLGYDRVAVVRPPRVGILATGDELIDVTAPLQPGKIRNSNGYTQAAQVLRLGAQPVSLGIAGDTEAAVRARLREGLDAGVDLFISSAGVSVGAYDVVKAVLAAEGDVRFWRVRMRPGKPLAFGKYAGVPYLGLPGNPVSAMVSFARFARPAILKMAGHQQLRPPMVRVTMREALRSDGRESYLRAVVTREGEVYQAVTTGGQGSHMMTSLVKANALVIVPEGVLEVAPGEWLSAIMLDWPETVF, from the coding sequence GTGACGACGACTGAGTATTTGACGGTTGCGGAGGCGCTGTCGCTGGTGTTGGCCGGCGTATCCGTGATGCCTGTGGAGATGCGCCCGCTGCTGCCGGCATTAGGCTGTGTCCTGGCGGAAGATGTGGTAGCGCGGGACAATTTGCCCCCGTTTGCCAACTCCGCCATGGATGGGTACGCCGTGCGCGCGGCAGACGTGGCTGCTGCCGGCAGCGGCAGCCCGGCGCGGCTGCGGGTCGTTGCGGACATTGCCGCCGGCACGGTTGCCGCCACCGCGGTTTATGCCGGCACAGCCGCCCGCATCATGACCGGAGCGCCCCTGCCGCCTGGCGCGGACGCCGTTGTGCCTGTCGAAGACACGGACGAGCCGTGGCGCGACGCGGAGCGTTCTTTGCCCGCCACCATCGCCATCAAGCGATCCGTGGGCGCGGGGGATTACGTGCGTCAGGCCGGGGAAGACGTGCGGGCGGGCGTGATTGTGGTCCGCGCCGGCGCGTTGATTCGCCCGCAGGAGATCGGCGTGATGGCCTCCCTCGGCTACGATCGGGTGGCCGTGGTTCGTCCGCCTCGCGTGGGCATCCTGGCTACGGGGGATGAGCTGATTGACGTGACCGCCCCGCTACAGCCGGGCAAGATTCGCAATAGCAACGGGTACACACAGGCGGCCCAGGTGCTACGGTTGGGGGCGCAGCCTGTTTCCCTGGGCATTGCCGGGGACACGGAAGCGGCGGTGCGTGCGCGTCTGCGGGAAGGGTTGGACGCGGGCGTGGACTTGTTTATCAGTTCCGCGGGCGTCTCCGTGGGGGCGTATGATGTGGTGAAGGCGGTGCTGGCGGCGGAAGGGGATGTGCGCTTCTGGCGCGTGCGCATGCGGCCGGGAAAGCCACTGGCTTTTGGCAAGTACGCGGGTGTGCCTTATCTGGGATTGCCCGGTAATCCCGTGTCCGCGATGGTTTCGTTTGCCCGCTTTGCCCGTCCCGCGATACTGAAAATGGCCGGGCATCAGCAGTTGCGGCCGCCGATGGTGCGGGTGACGATGCGGGAGGCGCTGCGTTCCGACGGGCGGGAGAGCTACTTGCGCGCTGTGGTGACGCGGGAGGGGGAGGTGTATCAGGCGGTGACGACCGGGGGACAAGGGTCGCACATGATGACGTCGCTGGTGAAGGCCAATGCGTTGGTGATTGTGCCGGAAGGGGTGCTGGAGGTTGCGCCTGGGGAGTGGCTGTCGGCCATTATGCTGGATTGGCCGGAGACTGTTTTTTAG
- a CDS encoding S1 RNA-binding domain-containing protein, which translates to MSEEMITNAADAVADAAPETLSFATLKPKMELTGTVKRLELYGAFIDVGVGADALIHISQLGKERVNRVADVLNVGDEISVWVDRIDQERGQFTVTMIEPIAVEWSDLAEGQTYTGTVTRLENFGAFVDIGAAKEGLVHISELSHNYVNHPSEVVKVGDEVQVQVLGFSKRKRRIDLSMKSLMEAPEAEAPQAVVEEVYMDFDDEEEELEEMPTAMEIALRRALGQDAGTGRGYKRSVEKSRRRRDRLRRQQEDLLSRTLASRQNME; encoded by the coding sequence ATGAGTGAAGAGATGATAACAAACGCCGCCGATGCCGTCGCAGACGCGGCCCCAGAAACCCTGAGCTTCGCCACTTTGAAGCCCAAAATGGAGCTTACGGGAACCGTCAAACGGTTAGAGCTGTACGGAGCCTTCATTGATGTGGGCGTGGGTGCGGATGCGCTCATCCATATCTCTCAGTTAGGCAAGGAACGGGTCAACCGCGTCGCCGACGTCCTGAACGTGGGTGACGAAATATCCGTGTGGGTAGACCGCATTGATCAGGAGCGGGGACAGTTCACCGTCACCATGATCGAGCCTATCGCCGTTGAGTGGAGCGATTTGGCGGAAGGTCAGACGTATACGGGTACGGTCACTCGCCTGGAGAATTTTGGCGCGTTTGTAGACATTGGCGCAGCCAAAGAAGGCCTGGTACACATCAGCGAACTGAGCCACAATTACGTCAACCATCCCAGCGAAGTGGTGAAGGTAGGCGATGAGGTTCAGGTGCAGGTGTTGGGCTTCAGCAAACGCAAACGCCGCATTGATTTGAGCATGAAGTCGCTGATGGAAGCGCCAGAGGCGGAAGCGCCACAGGCGGTCGTGGAGGAAGTCTATATGGACTTCGACGACGAGGAAGAAGAGTTGGAAGAGATGCCAACGGCGATGGAAATTGCTCTCCGTCGCGCTTTAGGGCAAGATGCCGGCACGGGTCGCGGATACAAACGCAGCGTTGAAAAAAGCCGCCGCCGCCGTGATCGCCTGCGCCGTCAACAAGAAGACTTGTTGAGCCGCACCCTGGCTTCACGCCAGAACATGGAGTAA
- the secD gene encoding protein translocase subunit SecD produces the protein MYRRDLIWFVLIIGLVAAAIWMAMNENFPIRQGLDLSGGLQVLLEADVPADQAVTREQMDTARSIISQRINGLGVSEPVVQLEGDRRILVELPGVDNPDQAFSLIQGTALLEFVDTGTQGLPEGLCIRTTHDAGISRCELENGRTEAEAEQSPAPTFSTVLTGDKLKSATAGQSSFGEYYVAFEMTPEGADLMQQHTSANVGKFLTIVLDKRVISSPTINAVLSDSGQITGRFTLEEAQQLALQLSYGSLPVPLRIEATRQIGATLGTQSVQASIRAGAIGVLIVLLFMLIYYRVPGLLADVALVIYALLNFAFFKWIGVTLTLPAITGFLLSTGMAVDANILVFERMKEELRGGGSLNEAIHDGFTRAWTSIRDSNIATLIICFILFIFGRNFGASTVQGFAITLAIGVLISMFTAVTVTRTFVRLIIGNAAEWLTKHKAFLLS, from the coding sequence ATGTACCGACGTGATTTGATTTGGTTTGTACTGATTATTGGCCTCGTTGCCGCCGCCATTTGGATGGCAATGAACGAGAATTTCCCCATACGCCAGGGTCTTGACCTCAGCGGCGGCCTGCAAGTGCTGCTGGAAGCGGATGTGCCTGCTGACCAGGCCGTGACCCGCGAACAGATGGATACGGCGCGCAGCATTATCAGCCAACGTATCAACGGCCTGGGCGTATCTGAGCCGGTGGTGCAGTTGGAGGGCGACCGGCGTATTCTGGTCGAGCTTCCCGGAGTGGATAACCCGGACCAGGCTTTTTCCTTGATCCAGGGCACGGCCTTGCTGGAGTTTGTGGACACAGGCACGCAAGGATTGCCTGAGGGGCTGTGTATTCGGACGACGCACGATGCCGGCATTTCCCGCTGCGAACTGGAAAATGGACGCACCGAAGCGGAAGCGGAGCAGTCTCCCGCGCCGACCTTTTCCACCGTCCTCACCGGCGACAAACTCAAATCCGCCACGGCGGGGCAGAGTTCGTTTGGCGAATATTACGTTGCCTTTGAAATGACGCCAGAAGGGGCCGACCTGATGCAGCAGCATACATCGGCGAACGTGGGCAAATTTCTCACCATCGTTCTGGACAAGCGCGTCATTTCCAGCCCCACGATAAACGCCGTTCTCAGCGATAGCGGCCAGATCACGGGACGGTTTACGTTGGAAGAGGCGCAGCAACTCGCCCTGCAATTAAGTTATGGGAGCCTGCCCGTGCCGCTGCGGATCGAAGCCACACGCCAGATCGGCGCGACGTTGGGCACGCAGTCGGTGCAGGCCAGCATCCGCGCCGGCGCGATTGGCGTGTTGATCGTGTTACTGTTCATGCTCATCTATTACCGCGTGCCCGGTTTGCTGGCGGATGTAGCGCTGGTGATTTACGCGCTGCTGAACTTCGCCTTCTTCAAATGGATTGGGGTGACGTTAACGTTGCCGGCAATCACCGGATTTCTTCTCTCCACCGGGATGGCCGTGGACGCCAATATCCTCGTGTTTGAACGCATGAAGGAAGAACTGCGTGGCGGTGGCAGCCTCAACGAGGCCATCCACGATGGCTTCACCCGCGCCTGGACGTCTATCCGCGACTCAAACATTGCCACCCTGATCATTTGCTTTATCCTCTTCATCTTTGGACGAAACTTTGGCGCCAGCACAGTGCAAGGATTCGCCATCACGTTGGCGATTGGCGTACTTATCAGCATGTTCACCGCCGTGACCGTGACCCGCACCTTTGTGCGCCTGATCATTGGCAACGCCGCGGAATGGCTCACGAAACACAAAGCGTTCCTCCTCAGCTAG
- the secF gene encoding protein translocase subunit SecF: MFTIVQRRKTYFLISGIIIGAGILAMIVSTITTGSPFHVGIDFRSGTRFEIVFEEPTTENAIRQVFSEFDINNPSVVSYEGTGEQNAWQIRTEFVNPEQAQAIENALVNEIGPLDTQKTLVQSVSPAVGGEVRQAAVVAIGVAAVIILVYIMAAFRQVPNPFRYGACAVAAMLHDILVIFGFIAIAGMFFGWEVDALFLTAVLTVAGFSLQDTIVVFDRIRENVSRRPLEDYEMLVNRSILETIHRSLATQLSAMFVLVAILLFGGESIRSFIGVLFVGIFSGTYSSIFTAIPLLVSWEKGEIPFLKTAAAR, encoded by the coding sequence ATGTTTACCATTGTACAGCGTCGCAAAACGTATTTTCTGATTTCGGGCATTATCATTGGCGCGGGCATCCTTGCCATGATCGTCTCCACGATCACCACCGGCAGCCCGTTTCATGTTGGTATTGATTTCCGCAGCGGCACGCGCTTCGAGATCGTCTTTGAGGAACCGACCACGGAGAATGCCATTCGCCAGGTTTTTAGCGAGTTCGACATTAATAATCCCTCCGTTGTTTCTTATGAGGGCACTGGCGAGCAAAATGCGTGGCAAATCCGCACCGAATTCGTTAACCCCGAACAGGCGCAGGCGATTGAGAATGCGCTGGTGAATGAAATTGGGCCGCTGGATACGCAAAAAACGCTGGTGCAAAGCGTCAGCCCGGCCGTAGGCGGCGAAGTGCGCCAGGCCGCTGTCGTGGCCATCGGCGTGGCCGCGGTCATTATTCTCGTCTACATCATGGCTGCCTTTCGCCAGGTGCCCAACCCGTTTCGCTATGGGGCGTGCGCGGTGGCGGCCATGCTGCACGATATTCTGGTGATCTTTGGTTTCATTGCCATTGCCGGCATGTTCTTCGGTTGGGAAGTAGACGCGCTCTTCCTCACCGCCGTCCTCACCGTCGCCGGGTTCAGTTTGCAGGATACGATTGTCGTCTTCGACCGCATCCGCGAAAACGTGTCCCGCCGCCCGCTTGAAGATTACGAAATGCTCGTCAATCGCTCCATCCTGGAGACGATCCACCGCTCCCTGGCCACGCAGCTTAGCGCCATGTTTGTCCTTGTTGCCATCCTGCTCTTCGGCGGCGAATCAATTCGCTCCTTCATCGGCGTCTTGTTCGTTGGTATTTTCAGCGGCACGTACAGCTCCATCTTCACGGCGATCCCGCTGCTGGTAAGCTGGGAAAAGGGCGAGATCCCCTTCCTCAAGACCGCCGCGGCGAGATAA